A genomic window from Chitinophaga pollutisoli includes:
- a CDS encoding SusC/RagA family TonB-linked outer membrane protein, which yields MKGFWIILLLCLQGSVALMAQSVTLAETNAPLEVIFRKVKQQTGVSFVYTKTELEAAKPVTISVTNSPLNQALHAAFEGQPLTWAREGQYVVVKAAPVRKMAPESQQAAELTGRVTDGKGQPLVGAVVNVKGTQIAAYTDEKGNFTLANVPDDAVLIVRMMGFRQKEVAVTGRRLRIELESVAQQIEEVVITTGLFNRKKESFTGATSTFTGEQLKSVGNQDVVKSLRTLDPSFNVVPNNLMGSNPNGRPQVEVRGQTGISSFNSQLGIDPNQPLFILDGFEVSLQQVVDLDINRVASITLLKDAASTAIYGAKAANGVVVIETIKPKPGQMRLTYTSDLTFDSPDLRDYNLMNATEKLEFERLAGRYKSFTGLPSQLALDSMYNRRAGLVAQGVNTYWLKVPLKNAFSQRHSVYADGGDDAVRYGIGANYRRNEGVMKGSGRNTYGINFDLIYRKGKFNISNKAFFTGVKSDDSPYDFTAFARANPYYKMYDENGDTPKYLEVTSDAYASPNYVRNPLYDATLKSFSTGKQQIFTDNLAIQYNILDGMQAIAGVSFTVDNTNNESFLDPRNADFEEAANDLKGRYTSRESGKTSWQGYLAMNYGKVLAGGHQVAINLRGDATESKTKGLTTMVRGFPFGSNGNPAYGTSYDNQQRLPGYVDAVFRSASGLAAGNYSWQNRFLADASVRYDVSTSFGANQAAHPFWSLGAGWNLHNEPFMRPLRFINRLKLFYNGGTSSNQSFTGMGSTSVYTYAGLYNIAMGQSLVLGQVGNPDLKWPITLTTNLGFDISLFKSRINATLNYFRKNTDDMVIPLTMPPSTGYKTYNINAGSLRNSGVEVTARVTPWANPERRASWTVTLNGIWQNSKFAGLGNSLAQENNKFSSDTVALSEQFRRYRDGYSQYDLWSVRSLGIDPGSGKEVFVKLSGERTFVYDKNDVQMIGSSRPTVEGVVGTGFMYQGFSFSVNFRYRLGGQVINDALFNKVENVGATDIYFNQDRRSLYDRWKKPGDIANFRSITEIGSSTMKTYVTSRFLQKENTFTGESISVGYEFSQAKWISKLGMKNLRINAYMNEFVRWSTIQAERGIEYPFTRSGSLSLNASF from the coding sequence ATGAAAGGATTTTGGATCATCCTGCTGCTATGCCTGCAGGGGAGCGTTGCCCTGATGGCGCAGAGCGTCACATTGGCGGAAACAAACGCACCGCTGGAAGTAATTTTCCGAAAGGTGAAGCAACAGACCGGCGTTAGTTTCGTTTACACGAAAACGGAGCTGGAAGCCGCCAAACCGGTAACGATCAGCGTTACCAATTCGCCGTTGAACCAGGCGCTGCATGCCGCATTCGAAGGACAGCCGCTGACCTGGGCGCGCGAAGGCCAGTATGTGGTGGTAAAAGCCGCGCCCGTTCGCAAAATGGCACCTGAATCACAACAGGCCGCGGAGCTGACGGGCCGTGTGACAGACGGGAAGGGCCAGCCTTTGGTAGGTGCGGTCGTGAATGTGAAAGGCACGCAGATAGCGGCTTACACGGATGAGAAGGGGAATTTTACCCTCGCGAACGTGCCCGACGATGCCGTGCTGATCGTGCGGATGATGGGCTTCAGGCAGAAAGAAGTGGCCGTAACCGGCCGCAGGCTGAGGATAGAGCTGGAAAGCGTTGCCCAGCAGATCGAGGAAGTGGTGATCACTACCGGTCTGTTCAACCGTAAAAAGGAAAGCTTTACAGGCGCTACGTCCACCTTCACTGGTGAGCAACTGAAATCCGTCGGCAACCAGGATGTGGTGAAATCCCTCCGAACCCTGGACCCTTCGTTCAATGTGGTGCCCAATAACCTGATGGGCTCCAACCCGAACGGCCGTCCGCAGGTAGAAGTGCGCGGGCAGACCGGCATTTCTTCCTTTAACTCCCAGCTGGGCATCGATCCCAACCAGCCGCTCTTTATCCTCGACGGATTTGAAGTATCCCTGCAGCAGGTAGTAGATCTCGACATCAACCGCGTGGCCAGCATCACCCTCCTCAAAGACGCCGCTTCCACCGCTATCTACGGCGCCAAAGCGGCCAACGGCGTTGTGGTAATCGAAACCATCAAACCCAAGCCCGGACAGATGCGCCTGACCTATACCTCCGACCTTACTTTCGACTCCCCCGACCTGCGCGATTACAATCTGATGAACGCAACTGAGAAACTGGAGTTTGAACGCCTGGCAGGCCGTTATAAATCCTTCACCGGCTTGCCTTCGCAACTGGCGTTGGACAGCATGTATAACCGCCGCGCCGGCCTGGTGGCTCAGGGCGTTAATACCTACTGGTTGAAAGTTCCGCTGAAGAACGCATTTTCGCAACGTCATTCCGTATATGCAGACGGCGGCGACGACGCCGTGCGTTACGGCATCGGCGCCAACTACCGCCGCAACGAAGGGGTGATGAAAGGCTCCGGCCGTAACACGTACGGCATCAACTTCGACCTGATCTACCGTAAAGGGAAATTCAATATTTCGAACAAAGCATTCTTCACCGGCGTAAAATCGGACGACTCACCGTATGATTTCACCGCATTCGCCAGGGCCAATCCGTATTACAAAATGTACGACGAGAACGGCGACACTCCGAAATACCTGGAAGTGACAAGCGATGCATATGCCAGTCCCAATTACGTACGCAACCCCTTGTACGACGCTACCCTGAAAAGCTTCAGCACCGGCAAGCAACAGATCTTTACCGATAACCTTGCTATCCAGTATAACATCCTGGATGGCATGCAGGCCATCGCGGGTGTGAGCTTCACGGTAGACAATACCAACAACGAAAGTTTCCTCGATCCCCGGAACGCCGATTTCGAAGAAGCGGCCAACGATCTGAAAGGAAGATATACGTCCCGGGAATCCGGCAAAACTTCCTGGCAGGGATATCTTGCCATGAACTACGGCAAGGTTCTGGCTGGCGGGCACCAGGTAGCCATCAACCTCCGTGGAGACGCAACCGAGTCCAAAACCAAAGGCCTCACAACCATGGTACGCGGATTTCCCTTCGGCAGCAACGGAAACCCTGCTTATGGCACGAGTTACGACAATCAGCAGCGCCTGCCCGGCTATGTTGACGCCGTTTTCCGTTCCGCCTCCGGCCTCGCCGCAGGTAACTATTCCTGGCAGAACCGGTTCCTGGCTGACGCATCCGTACGCTACGATGTGTCTACTTCCTTTGGTGCCAACCAGGCGGCACACCCGTTCTGGTCGCTCGGCGCGGGATGGAACCTGCATAATGAGCCTTTCATGCGCCCGCTGCGGTTCATCAACCGGCTGAAATTGTTTTACAATGGCGGTACGAGCAGTAACCAGAGCTTTACCGGGATGGGCTCCACTTCCGTGTACACCTATGCCGGCCTTTACAATATCGCAATGGGGCAATCGCTGGTACTGGGACAGGTAGGGAATCCCGACCTGAAGTGGCCTATCACCCTGACCACCAACCTCGGATTCGACATCTCGTTGTTCAAATCCCGCATCAACGCCACGTTGAACTATTTCCGAAAGAATACCGACGACATGGTGATTCCTTTAACCATGCCGCCCTCTACCGGTTACAAGACCTATAACATCAATGCCGGCAGCCTGCGCAACTCCGGCGTGGAAGTGACCGCCCGCGTGACGCCCTGGGCCAATCCCGAACGCCGCGCTTCCTGGACGGTAACCCTCAACGGCATCTGGCAGAACAGCAAGTTTGCCGGGCTGGGCAATTCCCTCGCACAGGAAAACAATAAGTTCTCCAGCGATACCGTTGCCCTGTCGGAGCAATTCCGCCGGTACCGCGACGGATACAGCCAGTACGATCTTTGGTCGGTTCGTTCCCTCGGCATCGATCCCGGCAGCGGAAAGGAAGTATTCGTAAAACTGAGCGGCGAGCGCACTTTCGTATATGATAAGAACGACGTTCAGATGATCGGATCTTCCCGGCCCACCGTGGAAGGGGTAGTAGGAACGGGTTTCATGTACCAGGGCTTCAGCTTCTCGGTGAATTTCCGCTACCGCCTGGGCGGCCAGGTGATCAACGATGCGCTGTTCAATAAAGTGGAGAATGTAGGCGCAACCGACATTTACTTCAACCAGGACCGCCGTTCGCTGTACGACCGCTGGAAGAAACCCGGCGATATCGCCAACTTCCGCAGCATCACAGAAATCGGTTCATCCACCATGAAGACGTATGTTACTTCCCGCTTCCTGCAGAAAGAAAACACGTTTACCGGCGAATCGATCAGTGTGGGGTACGAATTCAGCCAGGCGAAATGGATCAGCAAACTGGGAATGAAAAACCTCCGTATCAATGCCTACATGAACGAGTTCGTTCGCTGGTCTACCATCCAGGCGGAAAGAGGCATCGAATATCCGTTCACCCGGTCCGGCTCCCTTTCCCTCAATGCCAGTTTCTAA
- a CDS encoding RagB/SusD family nutrient uptake outer membrane protein, whose translation MKKTFISIYALGALALFSACKKWVDVQPNDRLLEDQAFNNPENIRFALNGIYSNLAAKSLYGQFMTMTAVDALGQLNSGVQLNTGGTPSGVATGTPALPYTNYNWDDVRLKAGMDAAWTQAYRSILNINMFLTNLEKYPGVIATAEERLYRGELYGLRAMLHFDMLRLFGPVYLTDSTALSIPYYTTSSPTVKPLIKANDVMDSVLADIGKAMLHLDADPVLTTGKQDKVVNDGLDYSRMRNLRMNWYAARALQARVLLYRNAKEAAGAVAADLIAKMDAQFPWFDEKTGALPIDRAFSNEVLFALNVPNMYDWTREIFAGDVEAQFMWSPNNVRLNAAYENNGSTDFRFTTIKPFSWWDVPPGAVFSFRTMRKFNNVDGDNVQFRFRMPMLRKSEIYFIAAECATSDAAGFELLNAVRKARGLSEPPLTTNLATEIRKEYVKELYGEGQVFFYYKRTNTKSLLKANSTGTTGTTNLQTMTSKQYVVPLPENERFYQ comes from the coding sequence ATGAAAAAGACATTCATCAGCATATACGCACTCGGCGCCCTGGCGCTGTTTTCCGCCTGCAAAAAATGGGTGGACGTGCAGCCGAATGACCGGCTGCTGGAAGACCAGGCGTTCAATAATCCGGAAAACATCCGCTTTGCGCTGAACGGCATTTACAGCAATTTGGCCGCCAAATCGCTTTACGGCCAGTTCATGACTATGACGGCGGTGGATGCCCTCGGGCAGCTCAACAGCGGCGTCCAGCTCAATACGGGCGGCACGCCCTCTGGCGTTGCAACCGGCACGCCCGCCCTGCCTTATACCAATTACAATTGGGACGACGTGAGACTGAAAGCCGGCATGGATGCCGCCTGGACGCAGGCTTACCGTTCGATCCTGAACATAAACATGTTCCTGACAAACCTGGAAAAGTATCCCGGGGTGATTGCCACAGCGGAGGAAAGGCTTTACCGCGGCGAATTGTATGGCCTGCGCGCCATGCTTCATTTCGACATGCTGCGGCTTTTCGGGCCTGTCTATCTCACCGATAGCACCGCCCTGTCCATTCCCTACTATACGACAAGCTCTCCCACCGTTAAACCCCTGATAAAGGCGAATGACGTGATGGACAGCGTACTTGCAGACATAGGCAAGGCCATGTTACACCTCGATGCCGACCCGGTACTGACGACCGGCAAGCAGGACAAGGTTGTGAACGACGGGCTGGACTATTCCCGCATGCGCAATCTCCGTATGAACTGGTACGCGGCCAGGGCGCTCCAGGCCCGTGTGCTGCTGTATCGCAATGCGAAAGAAGCGGCCGGTGCAGTGGCCGCAGACCTCATCGCCAAAATGGACGCCCAGTTCCCCTGGTTCGACGAAAAAACCGGTGCACTGCCGATCGACAGGGCGTTCAGCAATGAAGTGCTGTTCGCATTGAACGTCCCTAACATGTACGACTGGACGCGCGAGATTTTTGCCGGTGATGTGGAGGCGCAATTCATGTGGTCGCCCAATAACGTCCGGCTGAACGCTGCGTATGAAAATAACGGGTCTACCGATTTCAGGTTTACGACCATCAAACCCTTCAGTTGGTGGGATGTTCCTCCCGGCGCGGTGTTTAGCTTCCGTACCATGCGGAAGTTCAATAACGTGGATGGCGACAATGTACAGTTCCGCTTCCGGATGCCGATGCTCCGGAAAAGCGAGATCTATTTCATCGCCGCTGAGTGCGCAACCAGCGATGCTGCCGGTTTTGAATTGCTGAACGCCGTCCGCAAGGCGAGGGGGCTCAGCGAGCCGCCGCTGACCACCAATCTGGCAACGGAAATCAGGAAGGAGTATGTGAAAGAATTGTATGGGGAAGGACAGGTGTTTTTCTATTACAAACGGACCAACACGAAAAGCCTGCTGAAAGCCAACAGCACGGGCACGACCGGTACAACGAACCTGCAAACGATGACCAGCAAACAATATGTGGTGCCGCTGCCTGAAAACGAGCGCTTTTATCAATAA
- a CDS encoding PKD-like family lipoprotein: protein MKQYILLSAAMVILGSACMKDKGNYDYKPINEAAITLPAEVFTKLGDTLRLRPEIKLTQDGGDGSDTTRYAYKWVVELTLNSVQEINNTRDFNKPVDNLNVGQYTAAYYIKDKTTGVSYEKKFKLTITTAAYEGFMVLGALGDSSRLDMLAFDGVNADSTKLYTDVLTVFNSNYPRPIGKPLGMHTAVKNRDYQFFISTTTGTNSLERNTLKWEANKNISFLCFGRIPQGFLPEAFWSLGTTYGMFANDKIYVYTNASIFILNSPANHVKGETQPFRPSKFFNMVSTGLTDYLLMFDTEKRRFARVGIRTQDRDSYASLLLTPTSAKFDYNDVKMDLVWMSSNAVGGNVFAVLKNDAGEYWFAMFNPATLEQPIYKKMNVGPDMANAKHFAADPSYATLYYGSGNKLYAYLPDANREVLVENFGEKISFMYFPNNITNNSLYLPYRNNLMVATFNASLPATGGTLRFFKTNSQGSVPQATVTTTHGGFAEPVGVAFRSRSGNY, encoded by the coding sequence ATGAAGCAATATATTTTACTTTCCGCGGCAATGGTCATTCTCGGCAGCGCCTGTATGAAAGACAAAGGAAACTACGACTATAAGCCGATCAACGAGGCGGCCATCACGCTGCCCGCAGAGGTATTTACCAAGCTCGGGGATACACTTCGGCTGCGCCCGGAAATAAAGCTTACGCAAGATGGCGGCGATGGTTCGGACACCACGCGCTATGCCTACAAATGGGTGGTTGAGCTGACGCTGAATTCCGTACAGGAAATCAATAACACCCGCGATTTCAACAAACCTGTTGATAACCTGAACGTAGGCCAGTATACAGCTGCTTACTATATCAAGGATAAAACGACCGGCGTGAGTTATGAGAAGAAATTCAAACTGACGATTACGACGGCAGCCTATGAAGGGTTCATGGTGCTTGGCGCACTGGGCGATTCCTCCCGGCTTGACATGCTCGCGTTTGACGGGGTAAATGCAGATTCCACCAAATTGTATACGGATGTGCTAACGGTTTTCAACTCCAATTATCCGCGCCCGATCGGGAAGCCCCTGGGCATGCATACCGCTGTCAAGAATCGCGATTACCAGTTTTTTATTTCCACCACCACCGGCACCAACTCGCTGGAGCGGAATACGCTGAAGTGGGAAGCGAACAAAAACATATCATTCCTTTGCTTCGGCCGTATCCCGCAGGGCTTCCTGCCGGAGGCATTCTGGTCGCTAGGTACTACTTACGGCATGTTCGCCAACGACAAGATTTACGTGTATACCAATGCTTCCATATTTATCCTGAACTCGCCTGCCAACCACGTAAAAGGCGAAACGCAGCCGTTCAGGCCCAGCAAGTTCTTTAACATGGTAAGTACAGGTTTGACCGATTACCTGCTGATGTTCGATACGGAAAAACGGCGCTTTGCCCGCGTAGGCATCCGGACGCAGGACAGGGACTCGTATGCCAGCCTCCTGCTGACGCCGACTTCCGCCAAATTTGACTATAACGATGTAAAAATGGACCTGGTCTGGATGAGCAGCAACGCTGTCGGAGGCAACGTATTTGCAGTATTGAAGAACGATGCCGGGGAATACTGGTTTGCCATGTTCAACCCGGCCACACTGGAACAACCGATCTACAAGAAAATGAACGTTGGTCCTGATATGGCTAATGCGAAGCATTTCGCCGCAGATCCCAGTTACGCGACGCTGTATTACGGCAGCGGGAACAAGCTGTATGCTTATCTCCCCGACGCCAACCGGGAAGTGCTGGTGGAAAACTTCGGAGAGAAGATCTCCTTCATGTATTTTCCCAACAACATTACCAACAATAGTCTGTATCTGCCTTACCGGAATAACCTGATGGTAGCGACTTTCAACGCTTCCCTTCCCGCTACGGGCGGTACCTTGCGGTTCTTCAAAACCAATTCCCAGGGTTCCGTACCGCAGGCGACCGTGACCACCACGCACGGCGGATTTGCCGAACCGGTGGGTGTCGCTTTCCGTTCGAGGAGCGGTAATTATTAA
- a CDS encoding DUF4843 domain-containing protein, which yields MNKRIYLLPVAFALMLGACKKSPLTQYDESSTIYFKAARGTTGREPSPNDSMAFSFLYMQADTFIVKIPVSVAGRAQAIDRPFEVVADTGSTAALGKHMTILSAVIRANSLNDTLFVKVNRTPDMATAKLLMRLKLKPNQYFGTDFAIRNLDTRKIQMDVYRIFVTSTAIQPERWLEAYFGKFSAKKAKLMTELFGFNFETDFNAPYGPTSSISFVTSGGGAMARYLQDMEDAGTPVYEEDGTKMAMGSVFNNL from the coding sequence ATGAATAAGCGAATTTACTTATTACCTGTAGCATTTGCCTTGATGCTGGGCGCGTGCAAGAAATCCCCGCTCACGCAATATGATGAAAGCAGCACCATTTATTTCAAAGCAGCCCGGGGCACAACCGGCCGTGAACCGTCGCCCAACGATTCCATGGCGTTCTCCTTCCTTTACATGCAGGCGGATACATTCATCGTGAAGATTCCGGTGAGCGTGGCCGGCAGGGCGCAAGCCATCGACCGTCCGTTCGAAGTGGTGGCTGACACCGGTTCAACTGCAGCGCTCGGCAAGCACATGACGATCCTTTCTGCTGTTATCAGGGCCAATTCGTTGAACGATACCCTGTTTGTGAAAGTAAATCGCACGCCCGACATGGCCACCGCCAAACTGCTGATGCGATTGAAGCTGAAACCGAATCAATACTTCGGAACCGACTTCGCCATCCGCAACCTGGATACGAGGAAGATCCAAATGGACGTCTATCGCATTTTCGTCACCAGTACGGCTATCCAGCCCGAACGTTGGCTGGAAGCATATTTTGGAAAGTTTTCCGCCAAAAAGGCGAAGCTGATGACCGAATTGTTCGGGTTTAATTTCGAAACAGATTTCAATGCACCTTACGGACCAACATCCTCCATCAGCTTTGTGACATCCGGCGGCGGGGCTATGGCAAGGTACCTGCAGGATATGGAAGACGCCGGCACGCCCGTATACGAGGAAGACGGTACCAAAATGGCGATGGGATCAGTGTTCAATAACCTCTAA
- a CDS encoding GntG family PLP-dependent aldolase — protein sequence MDFRSDTFTQPTPAMLEAMLKARTGDDVFGEDPSVQELEARMSALFDMEAALYCPSGTMSNQIAIKTHTRPGDEVICSSTAHVYIYEGGGIAFNSSAQARPIEGDRGMITAADVAAAVNPTGDDHKATSSLVCLENTSNLGGGCCYDWDEILRIRQTCLDHNLRLHLDGARLFNALLATGQSAADYGRVFNSISVCLNKGLGCPIGSVLLGSADFIREAKRIRKKLGGGMRQAGYMAATGIYALDHHLERLADDHAHAKAIAAALLEQTFIGHMLPVETNILIFEVCGDWTPVTFRDYLAKHGIRVMAISPTKVRIVTHLGITPDMVKRTIEVIRSMS from the coding sequence ATGGATTTCAGGAGCGACACTTTCACACAACCCACTCCCGCCATGCTGGAGGCCATGCTTAAAGCCCGTACAGGCGACGACGTTTTCGGGGAAGACCCCTCCGTCCAGGAACTGGAAGCCAGGATGTCAGCCCTTTTTGACATGGAGGCAGCCCTTTACTGCCCTTCCGGCACCATGAGCAACCAAATCGCCATCAAAACCCACACCCGACCCGGCGACGAAGTCATCTGCTCGTCCACCGCACACGTATACATCTACGAAGGCGGCGGCATCGCGTTCAATTCCTCCGCCCAGGCCCGCCCCATCGAAGGCGACCGCGGTATGATCACAGCCGCCGATGTGGCAGCGGCCGTCAATCCGACAGGCGACGACCATAAAGCCACCTCTTCCCTCGTTTGCCTCGAAAATACCTCCAACCTCGGCGGCGGCTGCTGCTACGATTGGGACGAAATCCTCCGCATCCGCCAAACCTGCCTCGACCATAACCTTCGCCTCCACCTCGACGGCGCCAGGCTCTTCAACGCCCTCCTCGCCACCGGCCAATCCGCCGCAGATTACGGCCGGGTGTTCAACAGCATCTCCGTTTGCCTCAATAAAGGCCTCGGCTGCCCCATCGGCTCCGTTTTGCTCGGCTCCGCCGATTTCATCCGCGAAGCCAAACGCATCCGCAAAAAACTCGGCGGCGGCATGCGCCAGGCAGGATACATGGCCGCAACCGGCATCTACGCCCTAGACCATCACCTCGAACGGCTGGCCGACGACCATGCGCACGCCAAAGCCATCGCGGCAGCGTTACTCGAACAGACATTTATCGGGCATATGCTGCCCGTGGAAACCAATATCCTCATCTTCGAAGTCTGCGGCGACTGGACGCCCGTCACTTTCCGAGACTACCTCGCCAAACACGGCATCCGCGTGATGGCCATCTCTCCCACCAAAGTGCGTATCGTTACCCATCTCGGCATCACGCCCGACATGGTAAAACGTACCATTGAAGTGATCAGATCCATGTCGTAA
- a CDS encoding FecR domain-containing protein: MNKQTLATLIDRYLNGTATDAEKRLLDAYYDSMRQQSADAPGAEEEESLRKEMLAKVYANAGIEAPVTPVRRLWVRRAAAAAAVVVMAGAAWWMFQPAKPEVAMRVKPAAVPQPGKDVATLTLANGQVVVLGDSAAVIPASQGGAAIAMGGDALIYKEEGDVDAAPVFNTLKTPTGGKFRLTLSDGTKVWLNAASSIRYPARFTGAERKVAVTGEAYFEVNKSEAYPFVVEVNETATVRVLGTAFNVSAYSNDPRIVTTLVTGKVQFAAGGAPVTLRPAQQAVSGADGKVTVQPADINAATAWKDGYFRFNGADIKTIMRQLERWYNIETEYQGNIQHLFVADIPRDAQLAEILRLLEMTGRVHFTTSGNRVTVNP; encoded by the coding sequence ATGAACAAGCAAACCTTAGCCACACTTATAGACCGCTACCTCAACGGCACCGCCACAGACGCAGAGAAGCGCCTGCTGGACGCCTATTACGACAGTATGCGGCAGCAATCCGCCGATGCTCCCGGCGCGGAGGAAGAGGAATCGCTACGGAAAGAGATGCTGGCGAAAGTGTATGCGAACGCGGGCATCGAAGCGCCGGTTACGCCGGTGCGCCGCCTTTGGGTGCGCCGTGCCGCGGCAGCCGCTGCGGTAGTGGTGATGGCCGGTGCGGCCTGGTGGATGTTCCAGCCCGCGAAGCCGGAAGTGGCCATGCGGGTAAAACCCGCGGCGGTGCCCCAGCCCGGGAAAGATGTGGCTACCCTCACGCTGGCTAACGGGCAAGTGGTAGTGCTGGGTGATTCCGCCGCCGTTATTCCCGCCAGCCAGGGCGGAGCAGCCATTGCCATGGGCGGGGATGCGCTTATCTATAAAGAAGAAGGCGATGTGGATGCGGCGCCTGTCTTCAATACCCTCAAAACCCCTACCGGCGGTAAATTCCGCCTTACTTTATCAGACGGAACGAAGGTTTGGCTCAACGCGGCCTCCTCCATCCGTTATCCCGCCCGCTTCACAGGCGCCGAGCGCAAGGTCGCGGTTACCGGCGAGGCTTATTTCGAAGTCAATAAAAGCGAGGCATATCCATTTGTGGTGGAGGTCAATGAGACAGCCACCGTGCGCGTGCTCGGCACTGCTTTCAACGTGTCTGCCTATTCCAACGACCCGCGCATCGTCACAACCCTCGTAACGGGGAAAGTACAATTTGCGGCCGGAGGCGCCCCCGTGACACTGCGTCCCGCGCAGCAGGCTGTTTCCGGGGCCGACGGGAAAGTGACCGTGCAACCCGCGGATATCAATGCGGCTACGGCCTGGAAGGACGGTTACTTCCGTTTCAACGGAGCCGATATCAAAACGATCATGCGCCAGCTCGAACGCTGGTATAATATAGAAACGGAGTATCAGGGCAACATACAGCACCTCTTCGTGGCCGACATCCCCCGGGATGCCCAGCTGGCGGAGATACTGAGGCTCCTGGAGATGACCGGGCGCGTACATTTCACGACCAGCGGAAACCGCGTGACGGTAAATCCGTAA
- a CDS encoding TlpA disulfide reductase family protein gives MKKLFLTAAIFCAMQGFAAVMPTTYIHGTTDAKGAKTMYLFRAADGNMEQFATVKANEAGSFAFAVAQPAEGFYYVSDNGNVNMLSHRIYMKGASTIEMDIKGGKAAVSGGSKENQLLSRWQAVYDDIAVPSWSGMQYRGTYEDFFPIFESFLPKYEAFRKNMKSGNKAFDELMQYLVVNDVDAAAINFLFMPRTKHPKEADYPAYYRQIVQPGKYAGTRALQLGDGVRRLGAYVMFSQMGKGGKATTEDMLGAIPNDTLKGMYLASSFGRYRSQDALADAMKPYKHLLVTDSLKARYQRAEAALATFAKGEKSFNFSYTDINGKTVSLASLKGKVVLVDMWATWCGPCKEQIPHLKKLEEEVKGTDIAIVSISVDKDADKQKWEDFVKERELGGIQLFAGSNRDMMDYYKISGIPRFLVFDKAGRIATVDAPRPSMPELKPLLMQLAGEK, from the coding sequence ATGAAGAAATTATTTTTAACCGCCGCCATCTTTTGTGCCATGCAAGGCTTTGCGGCGGTAATGCCCACGACATACATCCACGGTACCACCGATGCGAAGGGGGCGAAAACGATGTACCTCTTCCGCGCGGCGGATGGTAATATGGAACAGTTTGCTACGGTGAAAGCCAATGAAGCGGGAAGCTTTGCGTTTGCCGTGGCGCAACCGGCCGAGGGTTTCTACTATGTGTCCGACAATGGGAACGTGAATATGCTCAGTCATCGCATTTACATGAAAGGCGCGTCCACCATCGAAATGGACATCAAAGGCGGGAAGGCCGCCGTTAGCGGGGGATCGAAAGAAAACCAGCTGCTTTCAAGGTGGCAGGCGGTGTACGATGATATCGCCGTTCCTTCCTGGAGCGGGATGCAGTACCGCGGGACGTATGAGGATTTCTTTCCCATCTTCGAATCCTTCCTGCCGAAATACGAAGCTTTCCGCAAGAACATGAAAAGTGGCAACAAAGCATTTGACGAACTGATGCAATATCTCGTGGTGAATGATGTGGACGCGGCGGCGATCAATTTCCTGTTCATGCCCCGCACCAAACATCCGAAAGAAGCGGACTACCCGGCTTATTACCGGCAGATTGTGCAGCCCGGTAAATATGCTGGCACGCGCGCGCTACAGCTGGGCGACGGCGTCCGCAGGCTGGGTGCATATGTCATGTTCAGCCAGATGGGAAAAGGCGGCAAAGCCACTACCGAAGATATGCTCGGCGCCATCCCCAACGATACGCTCAAGGGGATGTACCTCGCCAGCAGCTTCGGCCGTTACCGTTCGCAGGATGCGCTGGCTGATGCGATGAAGCCATACAAGCACCTTTTGGTAACCGATTCGCTGAAAGCCCGCTATCAGCGCGCGGAGGCGGCACTGGCGACATTTGCGAAAGGAGAGAAATCGTTCAATTTTTCCTATACTGACATTAACGGCAAAACCGTGTCCCTGGCCAGCCTGAAAGGAAAGGTGGTGCTGGTGGATATGTGGGCCACCTGGTGCGGGCCCTGCAAAGAGCAGATCCCGCACCTCAAAAAGTTGGAGGAGGAAGTGAAAGGCACCGATATCGCGATCGTAAGCATTTCGGTGGATAAGGACGCGGACAAGCAGAAGTGGGAAGATTTTGTGAAGGAAAGGGAATTGGGCGGCATCCAGCTGTTCGCCGGTTCCAACCGGGACATGATGGATTATTACAAAATCTCCGGCATCCCGCGCTTCCTGGTGTTTGATAAAGCAGGCAGGATCGCGACGGTGGATGCGCCGCGCCCGTCTATGCCGGAACTGAAGCCTTTGCTGATGCAGCTGGCCGGCGAGAAGTAG